A DNA window from Pseudomonas tohonis contains the following coding sequences:
- a CDS encoding sensor domain-containing diguanylate cyclase codes for MSTASQRVTHRALQSLLLKRFGMAACTYALALCLFWIAVLGNLYHASIASALAACGLIVLSQLVFLFIFLSGRNLAFRDPSLTEVQVLVALAWHTLLLSDLEGARGALLVVYVLIMLFGVFQLQPRVFVRCSAIGFFAFTGLNLWEAYQMRLASPALAVLQVCALFVVLGWLALFASYVQALRQRMRQRRFALQAHQDTLRGMMRQLEDLVATDELTGLFNRRHFLRLATRELEALAPGRQHGLALIDLDHFKRINDIHGHAAGDRVLQTFAAVARACLRDGDILARYGGEEFVLLLPNCDADRLTACCERLREAFASADPVGVQVDGLSLSAGMTLLAVSDELDDALQRADQALYRAKRGGRNRCDAAWEEQGA; via the coding sequence ATGAGCACAGCGAGTCAACGGGTCACCCATCGCGCGTTGCAAAGCCTGCTGCTGAAACGCTTCGGCATGGCGGCCTGCACCTATGCCCTTGCCCTCTGCCTGTTCTGGATAGCCGTCCTGGGGAACCTGTACCACGCGTCCATCGCCAGTGCGCTGGCCGCCTGCGGGCTGATCGTGCTCTCGCAACTGGTCTTCCTGTTCATTTTCCTCAGCGGCCGCAACCTGGCCTTTCGCGACCCCAGCCTGACCGAGGTGCAGGTCCTGGTGGCCCTCGCCTGGCATACCTTGCTGCTGTCCGACCTGGAAGGCGCCCGGGGCGCACTGCTGGTGGTCTATGTGCTGATCATGCTGTTCGGCGTGTTCCAGCTGCAGCCGCGGGTTTTCGTACGGTGCTCGGCCATCGGCTTCTTCGCCTTCACCGGGCTGAACCTGTGGGAGGCGTACCAGATGCGCCTCGCCTCGCCGGCCCTGGCGGTACTGCAGGTGTGCGCGCTGTTCGTGGTGCTGGGCTGGCTGGCCCTGTTCGCCAGCTACGTGCAGGCCCTGCGCCAGCGGATGCGCCAGCGGCGCTTCGCCCTGCAGGCGCACCAGGACACGCTGCGCGGCATGATGCGCCAGCTCGAAGACCTGGTCGCCACCGACGAGCTGACCGGCCTGTTCAACCGCCGTCACTTCCTGCGCCTGGCCACCCGTGAGCTGGAAGCCCTGGCGCCCGGCCGCCAGCACGGCCTGGCGCTGATCGATCTCGATCACTTCAAGCGCATCAACGACATCCACGGCCATGCCGCCGGCGACCGCGTGCTGCAGACCTTCGCCGCCGTGGCGCGGGCCTGCCTGCGCGATGGCGACATCCTGGCGCGCTACGGTGGCGAGGAGTTCGTCCTGCTGTTGCCCAATTGCGATGCCGACCGCCTCACCGCCTGCTGCGAGCGCCTGCGCGAGGCCTTCGCCTCCGCCGATCCGGTGGGTGTGCAGGTGGACGGGCTGAGCCTGTCGGCCGGCATGACGCTGCTGGCGGTGAGCGACGAACTCGATGATGCGCTGCAGCGCGCCGATCAGGCACTCTATCGGGCCAAACGTGGCGGGCGGAACCGCTGCGATGCCGCCTGGGAGGAGCAGGGTGCCTGA
- a CDS encoding iron-sulfur-binding ferredoxin reductase, whose product MPELEVAGRRWTVPPASNLLDQLNAAGCKVPFSCRAGSCHACMVRCVAGEPLDARPEALDPGRRAEGWRLSCQCQVVTDLVVEVFDPQRDGLPAEVVALDWLGEVARLRLRPQRPLRYSPGQHLLLWSAEGVARPYSLASVPGEEPWLEFHIDCRQPGAFADALRPLQVGATLRLGELRGGALHYDPDWDGRPLLILAAGTGLAPLWGILREALRQHHQGAIRLIHLAHDPAGHYLAEPLRALAGRHDNLRVELATAAQLQGVLADLRLVSRQTVALLCGSPASVEDFARRLYLAGLPRNQLLADVFLSRSF is encoded by the coding sequence GTGCCTGAACTCGAGGTCGCGGGAAGACGCTGGACCGTACCCCCGGCCAGCAATCTGCTGGACCAGCTCAACGCCGCAGGATGCAAGGTCCCCTTCAGTTGCCGGGCCGGCAGTTGCCATGCCTGCATGGTGCGCTGCGTGGCCGGCGAGCCGCTCGACGCGCGGCCCGAGGCGCTCGACCCCGGGCGCCGCGCCGAAGGCTGGCGCCTGTCCTGCCAGTGCCAGGTGGTGACGGACCTGGTGGTGGAGGTGTTCGACCCGCAGCGTGATGGCCTGCCGGCGGAGGTGGTGGCGCTGGACTGGCTGGGCGAGGTCGCACGGCTGCGCCTGCGTCCCCAGCGCCCCTTGCGCTACAGCCCCGGGCAGCACCTGCTGCTGTGGAGCGCCGAGGGTGTCGCCCGGCCCTATTCGCTGGCCAGCGTGCCGGGCGAGGAGCCCTGGCTGGAGTTCCACATCGACTGCCGCCAGCCCGGCGCCTTCGCCGATGCGCTGCGGCCGTTGCAGGTCGGCGCCACCCTGCGCCTGGGCGAGCTGCGCGGCGGTGCGCTGCACTACGACCCGGACTGGGATGGCCGCCCCCTGCTGATCCTCGCGGCGGGCACCGGCCTGGCACCGCTCTGGGGCATCCTCCGCGAGGCCTTGCGCCAGCATCACCAGGGCGCGATCCGCCTCATTCACCTGGCCCATGACCCGGCCGGGCATTACCTCGCCGAACCCCTGCGGGCGCTGGCCGGGCGCCACGACAACCTGCGGGTCGAGCTGGCCACTGCGGCGCAGCTGCAAGGTGTTTTGGCCGATCTCCGGCTTGTTTCGCGCCAGACCGTCGCCTTACTCTGCGGCAGCCCCGCCAGCGTCGAAGACTTCGCGCGCCGCCTCTATCTGGCCGGTTTGCCGCGCAATCAACTGCTGGCCGACGTATTCCTGAGCCGCTCCTTCTGA
- a CDS encoding enoyl-CoA hydratase — MSEHIHLERDQGLLIIRMQRADKMNALTRAMYGAMADALDAAGEDRSVRAVLITGSETCFTSGNDVADFIQAPPSGLDSEVFRFMKALFDFAKPVVAAVSGPAVGIGTTLLLHCDLVYVARDAKLKMPFVNLGLCPEFGSSLILPRMLGHARAAQLLLLGEAFTGEQAAAWGIANEALDDGAATLARAREMAQRFEQLAPSAVAVSKRLMREPGREELRQVIMEEGELFGQRLRTPEAIEALSAFMQRRKPDFSRFA, encoded by the coding sequence ATGAGCGAGCACATCCACCTGGAACGTGACCAGGGCCTGCTGATCATCCGCATGCAGCGAGCGGACAAGATGAACGCCCTGACCCGCGCCATGTACGGCGCCATGGCCGACGCCCTGGACGCGGCTGGCGAGGATCGCAGCGTGCGCGCGGTGCTGATCACCGGCAGCGAGACCTGCTTCACCAGCGGCAACGACGTGGCCGATTTCATCCAGGCACCGCCCTCGGGGCTGGACAGCGAAGTGTTCCGCTTCATGAAGGCGCTGTTCGATTTCGCCAAGCCGGTGGTGGCGGCGGTGAGCGGCCCGGCAGTGGGCATCGGCACCACGCTGCTGCTGCATTGCGACCTGGTCTATGTCGCCCGCGACGCCAAGCTGAAGATGCCCTTCGTCAACCTCGGGCTGTGCCCGGAGTTCGGTTCCAGCCTGATCCTGCCGCGCATGCTCGGCCATGCCCGCGCCGCGCAATTGCTGCTGCTCGGCGAAGCCTTCACCGGCGAGCAGGCAGCGGCCTGGGGCATCGCCAACGAGGCGCTGGACGATGGTGCCGCGACCCTGGCCCGTGCCCGCGAGATGGCCCAGCGCTTCGAGCAGCTGGCGCCCTCGGCGGTGGCGGTGAGCAAGCGCCTGATGCGCGAGCCGGGCCGCGAGGAATTGCGCCAGGTGATCATGGAAGAGGGCGAGCTGTTCGGTCAGCGCCTGCGCACCCCCGAGGCGATCGAGGCGCTCTCGGCCTTCATGCAGCGCCGCAAGCCGGATTTCTCCAGGTTCGCCTGA
- the pyk gene encoding pyruvate kinase encodes MSLRRTKIVATLGPASNSPEVLEQLILAGIDVARLNFSHGTPDEHKARARLVRELAAKHGRFVALLGDLQGPKIRIAKFEGKRIELEAGDRFRFSVTHPRDAGNQEVVGIDYPDLIKDCGVGDELLLDDGRVVMRVDATTADELHCTVLIGGPLSDHKGINRRGGGLTAPALTAKDKADIKLAAEMDLDYLAVSFPRDAADMELARRLRDEAGGSAWLVAKIERAEAVADDEALDGLIRASDAVMVARGDLGVEIGDAELVGIQKKIILHARRYNKAVITATQMMESMIHSPMPTRAEVSDVANAALDYTDAVMLSAESAAGEYPVEAVKAMARVCVGAEKHPTSQKSSHRLGHTFSRCDESVALATMYTANHFPGVKAIICLTESGYSPLIMSRIRSSVPIFAFSPHRATQARVALFRGVQTVPFDPAALPADKVSQAAVDELLKRGIVQQGDWVILTKGDSYHTVGGTNTMKILHVGDPLV; translated from the coding sequence ATGTCCCTTCGCCGCACCAAGATAGTCGCCACCCTCGGCCCAGCCAGCAACTCGCCCGAGGTGCTGGAACAGCTGATCCTCGCCGGTATCGACGTCGCCCGCCTGAACTTCTCCCACGGCACCCCCGACGAGCACAAGGCGCGCGCGCGCCTGGTCCGCGAGCTGGCGGCCAAGCACGGCCGCTTCGTGGCCCTGCTCGGCGACCTGCAAGGCCCGAAGATCCGCATCGCCAAGTTCGAAGGCAAGCGCATCGAACTGGAAGCTGGCGACAGGTTCCGCTTCTCCGTCACCCACCCGCGTGACGCCGGCAACCAGGAAGTGGTGGGCATCGACTACCCCGACCTGATCAAGGACTGCGGCGTCGGCGACGAACTGCTGCTGGACGACGGCCGCGTGGTCATGCGCGTCGACGCCACCACCGCCGACGAACTGCACTGCACCGTGCTGATCGGCGGCCCGCTGTCCGACCACAAGGGCATCAACCGTCGCGGCGGCGGCCTCACCGCCCCGGCCCTGACGGCCAAGGACAAGGCCGACATCAAGCTGGCCGCCGAGATGGACCTGGACTACCTGGCCGTCTCCTTCCCCCGTGACGCCGCCGACATGGAACTGGCCCGCCGCCTGCGCGACGAAGCCGGTGGCAGCGCCTGGCTGGTGGCCAAGATCGAACGCGCCGAAGCCGTGGCCGACGACGAAGCCCTGGACGGCCTGATCCGCGCCAGCGACGCCGTGATGGTGGCCCGTGGCGACCTCGGCGTGGAGATCGGCGACGCCGAGCTGGTGGGCATCCAGAAGAAGATCATCCTGCACGCCCGCCGCTACAACAAAGCCGTGATCACCGCGACCCAGATGATGGAATCGATGATCCACAGCCCCATGCCGACCCGCGCCGAAGTCTCCGACGTAGCCAACGCCGCGCTGGACTACACGGACGCCGTGATGCTCTCCGCCGAGAGCGCCGCTGGCGAATACCCGGTGGAAGCGGTCAAGGCCATGGCGCGCGTCTGCGTCGGTGCCGAGAAGCACCCCACCAGCCAGAAATCCAGCCACCGCCTGGGGCACACCTTCAGCCGCTGCGACGAGAGCGTGGCCCTGGCGACCATGTACACCGCCAACCACTTCCCGGGCGTGAAGGCCATCATCTGCCTCACCGAGAGTGGCTACAGCCCGCTGATCATGTCGCGCATCCGCTCCTCGGTGCCGATCTTCGCCTTCTCCCCCCACCGTGCCACCCAGGCCCGCGTCGCCCTCTTCCGCGGCGTGCAGACCGTACCCTTCGACCCCGCCGCGCTGCCGGCCGACAAGGTCAGCCAGGCCGCCGTGGACGAACTGCTCAAGCGCGGCATCGTGCAGCAGGGCGACTGGGTCATCCTGACCAAGGGCGACAGCTACCACACCGTCGGCGGCACCAACACCATGAAGATCCTCCACGTCGGCGACCCGCTGGTGTGA
- a CDS encoding outer membrane assembly lipoprotein YfiO, which translates to MQPVRPALLSALLLLAACSPTTPLFIAQVTTNEAVEYKVMKNNRMAAAVEEDGDLLTYSAMAIRDGTSAEAEKLYLTGYEDRQFSAEVRSISLYQIGLIYMSRYNDQRDDTKALNRFYQITNEFPGTRAAERAEARILMIRQRADEPVQKTARELLADWKPSQNLDLYRSDLDPDMTLLSRRAVLKDRVDEAEQLYSLALGDAHVQPDIKARSLYQMALMNLAPANPRADRGRAIGYLRRLLAEFPDAEQAENAARHLDQALNPGVE; encoded by the coding sequence ATGCAGCCCGTCCGCCCCGCCCTCCTGAGCGCCCTCCTGCTGCTCGCCGCCTGCTCCCCCACCACGCCGCTGTTCATCGCCCAGGTGACCACCAACGAAGCGGTGGAATACAAGGTGATGAAGAACAACCGCATGGCCGCGGCCGTGGAGGAAGACGGCGACCTGCTGACCTACAGCGCCATGGCCATCCGCGACGGCACCAGTGCCGAGGCCGAGAAGCTCTACCTGACCGGCTACGAGGACCGCCAGTTCAGCGCCGAGGTGCGCTCCATCTCGCTCTACCAGATCGGCCTGATCTACATGAGCCGCTACAACGACCAGCGCGACGACACCAAGGCGCTCAACCGCTTCTACCAGATCACCAACGAATTCCCCGGCACCCGCGCCGCCGAGCGGGCCGAAGCGCGCATCCTGATGATCCGCCAGCGCGCCGACGAGCCGGTGCAGAAGACCGCCCGCGAGTTGCTGGCGGACTGGAAGCCCAGCCAGAACCTCGACCTCTACCGCAGCGACCTCGACCCGGACATGACCCTGCTCTCGCGCCGCGCCGTGCTCAAGGACCGCGTCGACGAAGCCGAGCAGCTCTATTCCCTGGCCCTGGGCGATGCCCATGTGCAGCCCGACATCAAGGCCCGCTCGCTGTACCAGATGGCGCTGATGAACCTCGCACCGGCCAACCCCCGGGCCGACCGGGGCCGCGCCATCGGCTACCTGCGCCGCCTGCTCGCCGAGTTCCCCGATGCCGAGCAGGCCGAGAACGCCGCGCGGCACCTGGACCAGGCCCTGAATCCGGGCGTTGAATGA
- a CDS encoding tetratricopeptide repeat protein has protein sequence MRTLIILPLLAGLTGCTRWSLDHHLNNAYHAYDEGDCDTVMLELSQAERKSRSRAYMQPEISLLRGQCLERQSLFVDAAQTYHFIIGRYPTSEYAYRARARLETLEKLGQISGAVPAKASPAAL, from the coding sequence ATGCGCACGCTGATCATCCTGCCCCTGCTCGCCGGCCTCACCGGCTGCACCCGCTGGTCACTCGACCACCACCTGAACAACGCCTACCACGCCTACGACGAAGGTGACTGCGACACGGTCATGCTCGAGCTGTCCCAGGCCGAGCGCAAGAGTCGCTCGCGGGCCTACATGCAGCCGGAGATCTCCCTGCTGCGCGGCCAGTGCCTGGAACGCCAGAGCCTGTTCGTGGACGCCGCGCAGACCTACCACTTCATCATCGGCCGCTACCCCACCAGCGAGTACGCCTACCGTGCTCGGGCGCGGCTGGAGACCCTGGAGAAGCTCGGGCAGATCAGCGGTGCCGTGCCCGCCAAGGCCAGCCCGGCCGCGCTCTGA
- a CDS encoding DUF4124 domain-containing protein, translated as MRRLLLLVVLLPGLAGAEIYRWTDASGKVHFSERPQAGAQQVQVKPQVVERDDATRDREQRTEQFFDARRQEQAEAQRKAADARNQRQQQCGKLRSDLARLREGASFYRLDEKGERQYYSDGEIDAARRQLTAEISQHCG; from the coding sequence ATGCGTCGCCTGCTTTTGCTGGTCGTCCTGCTGCCTGGGCTGGCCGGCGCGGAGATCTATCGCTGGACCGACGCCAGTGGCAAGGTCCATTTCAGCGAGCGTCCCCAGGCCGGAGCCCAGCAGGTCCAGGTCAAGCCGCAGGTGGTGGAGCGTGACGATGCCACCCGCGATCGCGAGCAACGCACCGAGCAGTTCTTCGACGCCCGCCGCCAGGAGCAGGCCGAGGCCCAGCGCAAGGCGGCGGACGCACGCAACCAGCGTCAACAGCAATGCGGCAAGCTGCGCAGCGATCTCGCGCGGCTTCGCGAGGGTGCCTCTTTCTACCGTCTCGACGAGAAGGGTGAGCGTCAGTACTACAGCGACGGCGAGATCGATGCCGCCCGTCGCCAATTGACCGCGGAGATCAGCCAGCACTGCGGTTAA
- a CDS encoding PilZ domain-containing protein, whose protein sequence is MRSQRRIERHQLPYYLKVFNRITDKPMGYLGNVSLDGLMLISQLPMLVGARFDMRLKIPGHDGQQHFIDFYATCQWSREDVNPGNFDSGFALVAPPPEYVEMVEALRHYFSFRPLPTSV, encoded by the coding sequence ATGCGTAGCCAGCGCCGAATAGAACGCCATCAGTTGCCCTACTACCTGAAGGTATTCAACCGCATCACCGACAAACCCATGGGCTATCTGGGCAACGTTTCCCTCGACGGCCTGATGCTCATCAGCCAACTGCCGATGCTGGTGGGGGCCCGTTTCGACATGCGCCTGAAGATCCCGGGGCATGACGGCCAGCAGCATTTCATCGACTTCTACGCGACCTGCCAGTGGAGCCGGGAAGACGTCAACCCGGGCAACTTCGATTCCGGGTTCGCCCTGGTGGCGCCGCCGCCGGAGTACGTCGAGATGGTCGAGGCGCTGCGCCACTACTTCAGCTTTCGTCCCCTCCCGACCTCGGTCTGA